Proteins encoded by one window of Fischerella sp. PCC 9605:
- a CDS encoding 2Fe-2S iron-sulfur cluster-binding protein has protein sequence MPKITAQGKTFECAQGANLRQVLLQNGIELYNGAASAINCHGLGTCSTCAVQVEGAVSEPEWRERTRRSLPPHSLAQNRRLACQTQVLGDVKVTKFDGAWGQGNQTVWTPKG, from the coding sequence ATGCCTAAAATAACGGCTCAAGGAAAAACCTTTGAATGCGCTCAAGGGGCTAATTTACGTCAGGTGCTGCTCCAGAATGGGATAGAACTCTACAACGGGGCTGCTTCAGCGATCAACTGTCACGGACTCGGCACTTGTAGCACTTGTGCAGTCCAGGTGGAAGGGGCGGTTTCGGAACCTGAATGGCGCGAACGCACTCGGCGATCGCTGCCTCCCCATTCTCTCGCCCAGAACCGCCGACTAGCTTGCCAAACTCAGGTTTTAGGGGATGTCAAAGTGACAAAATTTGATGGCGCTTGGGGTCAAGGAAATCAAACCGTCTGGACACCGAAGGGTTAG
- a CDS encoding 3'-5' exonuclease has translation MTQYFLIVDVEATCSNDNSIPRYETEIIEIGAVMLNGDTWIIESEFQQFIRPVRHPHLTNFCTQLTTIRQEDVDAASTFPDVISRFKEWIYSFPNHIFCSWGDYDKNQFIRDCKFHNVPYPFSSEHRNIKKEFSEYCGISQKFGMAQALQHLGIELQGTHHRGIDDARNIAAIFRHMNTQK, from the coding sequence ATGACTCAATATTTTCTGATAGTCGATGTGGAAGCTACTTGTTCTAACGACAACAGTATTCCTAGATATGAAACAGAAATCATTGAAATTGGTGCGGTGATGCTAAATGGCGACACGTGGATAATAGAATCTGAGTTTCAGCAATTTATTCGACCTGTGAGACATCCACACCTTACAAATTTTTGCACCCAATTGACTACCATTCGTCAAGAAGATGTGGATGCAGCCTCTACATTTCCAGATGTAATTTCTCGTTTTAAAGAATGGATTTATTCATTCCCCAATCACATTTTTTGTTCTTGGGGAGACTATGATAAAAATCAATTTATTAGAGACTGTAAGTTTCATAACGTTCCCTATCCTTTTAGCTCTGAGCATAGAAATATTAAAAAAGAATTTTCAGAATATTGTGGGATATCCCAAAAATTTGGCATGGCACAGGCTCTCCAACATTTGGGGATAGAATTACAAGGCACCCACCATCGCGGTATAGATGATGCTCGCAATATTGCAGCAATATTCCGACATATGAACACCCAAAAATAA
- a CDS encoding allophycocyanin, which yields MSIITKMIVNADAEVRYLTPGELDQIKIFVKSSERRLRLVQTLTQSRDRIVKQAGNQLFQKSPRLVAPGGNAYGKEMTATCLRDMDYYLRLITYSVAAGDTTPIEEIGIVGVRQMYRSLGTPIDAVAESVRAMKNITTSMLSGEDALVVGTYFDYLIGALE from the coding sequence ATGAGTATTATTACGAAGATGATTGTAAATGCAGATGCCGAGGTTCGCTATCTCACCCCTGGAGAACTAGACCAGATCAAGATCTTTGTTAAGAGCAGTGAGCGCCGTCTACGCCTTGTGCAAACTTTAACTCAAAGCCGCGATCGCATTGTTAAACAAGCTGGAAACCAACTGTTCCAAAAGAGTCCACGCCTTGTTGCTCCAGGTGGCAATGCCTACGGCAAAGAGATGACTGCCACCTGCCTGCGGGATATGGATTACTATCTGCGCTTGATCACTTATAGTGTTGCGGCTGGAGATACTACGCCAATTGAAGAGATCGGGATTGTTGGTGTTCGCCAAATGTACAGATCCCTCGGCACCCCAATTGACGCCGTTGCCGAAAGTGTCCGTGCCATGAAGAACATCACTACCTCGATGTTGTCTGGAGAAGATGCGCTCGTTGTTGGCACTTACTTCGACTACCTAATCGGTGCTCTCGAGTAG
- a CDS encoding response regulator — MYTNNEFPTNLSSLQGLRVLVVDDNVDFCDLIALLLQPDGVEVQKAFSVQQALEIFRQWQPDVLVSDIALPKEDGYALIQQVRTKAGERGEVVLAIAVTGYAHENMYQRTLCTGFDLLFTKPLDFDEFLAVLACLAICQQSSYAIAQRILGNVLEVAA; from the coding sequence ATGTATACAAATAATGAATTTCCTACTAATCTTTCATCCCTCCAAGGGCTGCGAGTACTCGTTGTAGACGATAATGTCGATTTCTGCGATTTGATCGCGCTGCTGCTACAACCCGATGGTGTTGAGGTGCAAAAAGCGTTTTCAGTCCAGCAAGCTCTAGAGATATTTAGGCAATGGCAACCTGATGTCCTCGTGAGTGACATTGCCTTGCCAAAGGAAGATGGCTATGCCCTGATTCAACAAGTGAGAACCAAAGCGGGAGAGCGAGGGGAAGTGGTGCTAGCCATTGCTGTGACAGGCTATGCCCATGAAAATATGTATCAACGTACTCTATGTACTGGGTTTGACCTGTTATTCACCAAACCCCTGGATTTTGATGAGTTCCTTGCTGTGCTTGCCTGTTTAGCGATTTGCCAACAGTCCTCATATGCGATCGCTCAACGGATTTTGGGTAATGTCCTAGAGGTGGCAGCCTAA
- a CDS encoding pentapeptide repeat-containing protein, giving the protein MSYNKYINSDNATRCEATNMDANEVLRRYAAGERNFRQADWRGISLAKANLSGVDLSGAHLSNADLSNSDLSNANLNWAGLRGANLSGANLKGAKMPDGRTHSDCLESANYFFS; this is encoded by the coding sequence GTGAGTTATAATAAATACATTAACAGCGACAACGCTACACGTTGCGAGGCAACCAATATGGATGCCAATGAAGTTTTGAGACGATATGCGGCCGGAGAAAGAAATTTTAGACAGGCAGACTGGAGAGGGATAAGCCTAGCTAAAGCAAATTTGAGTGGTGTAGATTTGAGTGGGGCGCATTTGAGCAACGCAGACTTGAGCAACTCAGATTTAAGCAATGCTAATTTAAACTGGGCTGGACTTAGAGGAGCCAATCTCAGCGGCGCTAATCTGAAGGGGGCAAAAATGCCTGATGGAAGAACGCACAGTGATTGCTTAGAGTCTGCCAATTATTTCTTTAGCTAA
- a CDS encoding SH3 domain-containing protein, which translates to MLTQILKYTLGILLAIAILIGGGIATALYFMNRVSMTPPKPIFANDKPIAKVQVQQSPNQASNTTPNSSTEASLEESTSSTSNTTEISKKEESPAALPPGAYEARVTWQQGLTLRKEPTPEAESIGGVAHNQKVIVLEENSDKTWQKIRLENSDQEGWVKAGNTQKIDAENDSQSTEQPEQQQ; encoded by the coding sequence ATGTTGACTCAAATATTAAAATATACGCTTGGGATTTTATTGGCGATCGCTATTTTAATTGGTGGCGGAATTGCAACGGCACTTTATTTCATGAATCGAGTTTCCATGACCCCTCCCAAACCAATCTTTGCCAATGATAAACCTATAGCAAAAGTACAAGTTCAGCAATCTCCAAATCAAGCATCAAACACTACACCTAATTCTTCAACTGAAGCTTCTTTAGAAGAATCTACTTCATCAACTTCCAATACCACAGAAATATCAAAGAAAGAAGAATCACCAGCAGCATTGCCACCAGGAGCCTATGAAGCTCGTGTTACCTGGCAACAAGGCTTAACTTTACGGAAGGAACCTACACCAGAAGCAGAAAGCATTGGTGGAGTAGCTCATAATCAAAAAGTCATAGTTTTAGAAGAAAATAGTGATAAAACTTGGCAAAAAATTCGCTTAGAAAATAGCGATCAAGAAGGTTGGGTAAAAGCAGGAAATACCCAAAAAATTGACGCAGAAAATGATTCTCAATCAACAGAACAACCCGAACAACAACAGTAG
- the petN gene encoding cytochrome b6-f complex subunit PetN, whose product MEILTLGWVSLLVVFTWSIAMVVWGRNGL is encoded by the coding sequence ATGGAAATTTTGACACTGGGATGGGTTTCGCTGTTGGTCGTTTTCACTTGGTCAATTGCAATGGTAGTTTGGGGTCGTAACGGACTGTAG
- a CDS encoding AAA family ATPase, with product MTFRDEFKLLLRARYPLIYIPTYEEERVEALIKEEATNQGNRPVYTWDFVDGYQGNPNDQGFGRRNPLQALEFLEKIPANAPGVFVLRDYHRFLEDVAIARKLRNLARLLKSQPKNIVLLSPRVAIPDDLTEVLTVVEFPLPSATEIRAEVERLLLATGHSPSGKFLDDLVRSCQGLSMDRIRRVLARAIATHGELLSEDVELVLEEKRQTIRQTQILDFIPATEQISDIGGLDNLKDWLLRRGGAFTERARQYGLPHPRGLLLVGIQGTGKSLTAKAIAHHWHLPLLRLDVGRLFAGLVGESESRTRQMIQVAEALAPCVLWIDEIDKAFSGLGSKGDAGTTSRVFGTFITWLSEKNSPVFVVATANDIQALPPEMLRKGRFDEIFFVGLPTQEERKAIFNVHLSRLRAHNIKSYDIDRLAYETPDFSGAEIEQTLIEAMHIGFSQNRDFTTDDILEAASQIIPLARTATEQIQQLQEWAAAGRARLASKHSPLSDRIQRQLK from the coding sequence ATGACCTTCCGTGATGAATTCAAACTCCTGCTGCGCGCCCGCTATCCTTTAATTTATATTCCCACTTATGAAGAAGAACGGGTAGAAGCATTAATCAAGGAAGAAGCTACTAATCAGGGTAATCGCCCAGTATATACTTGGGATTTTGTGGATGGCTACCAGGGAAACCCCAACGATCAGGGATTTGGGCGGCGTAACCCCCTGCAAGCATTAGAATTTTTGGAAAAAATTCCCGCAAATGCACCAGGGGTGTTTGTGCTGCGTGACTATCACCGCTTTTTAGAGGATGTGGCAATTGCTCGTAAACTCCGCAATTTAGCCAGACTTCTGAAGTCCCAACCAAAAAATATCGTTCTGCTGTCGCCTAGAGTTGCTATTCCTGACGATTTAACAGAAGTTTTGACGGTTGTGGAGTTTCCTTTACCCTCTGCTACAGAAATTCGAGCAGAAGTAGAACGTTTGTTGCTAGCTACTGGGCACTCTCCCTCGGGTAAGTTTTTAGATGACTTGGTGCGCTCTTGTCAAGGGTTAAGTATGGATCGCATTCGTCGAGTTTTGGCAAGAGCGATCGCCACCCACGGTGAACTACTAAGCGAAGATGTGGAACTGGTATTGGAAGAAAAGCGCCAAACTATCCGCCAAACCCAGATTCTTGATTTTATCCCCGCCACTGAGCAGATTTCTGATATCGGAGGACTAGATAACCTGAAAGACTGGTTGCTTCGTCGGGGAGGCGCATTTACTGAACGAGCTCGACAGTATGGTTTACCTCACCCGCGCGGTTTGCTGTTGGTGGGTATTCAAGGAACTGGAAAATCATTAACCGCAAAAGCGATCGCTCACCACTGGCATCTACCCCTACTCCGCCTAGATGTAGGACGATTGTTTGCCGGGTTGGTGGGTGAATCGGAATCCCGCACGCGGCAAATGATTCAAGTAGCCGAAGCCCTCGCTCCTTGTGTATTGTGGATAGACGAAATAGATAAGGCTTTTTCTGGACTTGGTAGCAAAGGAGATGCGGGAACAACTAGCCGCGTGTTTGGTACATTTATTACCTGGCTATCCGAAAAAAACTCACCCGTGTTTGTCGTCGCTACTGCCAACGATATCCAAGCCTTACCCCCAGAAATGCTGCGGAAGGGGCGATTTGATGAAATTTTCTTCGTCGGTTTACCCACCCAGGAAGAACGAAAAGCAATTTTCAACGTGCATTTGTCGCGCCTGCGTGCCCATAACATCAAAAGTTACGACATCGACAGGTTAGCATACGAAACACCCGATTTTTCTGGGGCGGAAATAGAACAAACTTTAATTGAAGCCATGCACATCGGCTTTAGCCAAAACCGCGACTTTACTACCGACGACATTTTAGAAGCTGCCAGCCAAATTATACCCCTGGCCCGTACTGCCACTGAGCAAATTCAGCAACTGCAAGAATGGGCTGCTGCTGGCAGAGCACGTTTAGCTTCTAAACACAGTCCTTTAAGCGATCGCATACAACGCCAGCTAAAATAG
- a CDS encoding orange carotenoid-binding protein translates to MSFTIESARSIFPDTQVADAVPATVESCNQLSAEDQLALLWFAYTEMGVTITPAAMGAANMVFAEKTLTQIKQMSAGEQTQVMCDLVNHTDTPICRTYSSFGTNVKLGFWYQLGEWMKQGIVAPIPEGYKLSTQASDVLQAIRQLEGGQQLTVLQNIVVNMGYAPTVSAQKVKEPVVPPKDIAPRAKVSIEGIDNLTVLSYMENMNAFDFQGAVALFAEDSALQPPFEEPIVGHESILAYMREECYGLKLIPERGMSEAAEGGFTQIKVTGKVQTPWFGDSVGINLAWRFLLNPQGKIFFVAIDLLASPQELLNLGFIR, encoded by the coding sequence ATGTCGTTTACTATCGAGTCTGCACGCTCCATTTTTCCTGACACTCAAGTTGCTGATGCGGTTCCAGCTACCGTTGAATCATGCAATCAACTCAGTGCTGAGGATCAGTTGGCTTTACTTTGGTTTGCCTACACTGAGATGGGAGTTACAATCACTCCCGCTGCTATGGGGGCAGCCAATATGGTCTTCGCAGAAAAAACCCTGACTCAAATCAAGCAGATGTCTGCTGGAGAGCAAACACAAGTTATGTGCGATCTGGTTAACCATACTGATACTCCCATCTGCCGTACATATTCATCTTTCGGCACGAATGTCAAGTTGGGCTTCTGGTATCAGTTAGGCGAGTGGATGAAACAAGGAATCGTTGCTCCGATTCCAGAAGGTTATAAACTTTCTACGCAGGCATCAGATGTCCTCCAAGCCATCCGTCAACTTGAAGGGGGTCAGCAACTCACCGTATTACAAAATATTGTCGTCAACATGGGGTATGCTCCAACGGTTAGCGCTCAAAAAGTCAAAGAACCTGTGGTTCCACCTAAAGATATCGCACCCCGAGCTAAGGTCAGCATTGAGGGCATCGACAACTTGACAGTCCTGAGCTACATGGAGAATATGAACGCCTTTGACTTCCAGGGGGCTGTGGCTTTATTTGCTGAAGACAGTGCCCTGCAACCGCCTTTCGAGGAACCGATTGTGGGTCATGAGTCGATCCTCGCATATATGCGTGAAGAATGCTACGGACTCAAGCTGATTCCTGAGCGGGGAATGTCTGAGGCAGCAGAAGGAGGGTTCACCCAGATTAAAGTGACGGGTAAAGTCCAAACTCCCTGGTTTGGTGACAGTGTTGGCATAAATCTAGCATGGCGGTTCTTGCTCAATCCGCAAGGCAAGATTTTCTTTGTGGCGATCGATTTGCTGGCATCTCCCCAGGAACTGCTGAACTTGGGTTTTATCAGGTAG
- a CDS encoding amino acid ABC transporter substrate-binding protein produces MYQKLAIATVSVLFAALTPVLAKAETVMEKVARTGVLTAGTSKDAIPFAYTNSQGQLVGYSVDMLNLIKEQLEKELGKKVQLKLVQLTPAERIPKILNQQVDIVCDASSFTWERDKKVDFSVSYGATGTQLLVKKGSNLGSPQSLIGKRIGVLGQTTNELALKRVQPKAQLVYLKDRAEGYAALQQGKIDAFASDSILLEGWLGTTKNPDAFQVVPDRPYSREGIACMVPENNSKFLDSVNYTLYKFMQGFVEGDRRYVAVFDRWFGSNGIVFLNKDLRDLAVETMQLVIESREEIPKSQL; encoded by the coding sequence ATGTATCAAAAATTGGCGATCGCTACTGTGAGTGTTTTGTTTGCAGCATTGACACCTGTTCTTGCTAAAGCAGAAACTGTCATGGAAAAAGTAGCCCGAACAGGCGTACTAACAGCAGGTACTAGTAAAGATGCGATTCCTTTTGCTTATACCAACAGTCAGGGGCAGTTGGTTGGCTATTCAGTAGATATGCTGAATTTGATTAAAGAACAGTTAGAAAAAGAACTAGGAAAAAAAGTCCAATTAAAATTGGTACAACTAACGCCTGCGGAACGAATCCCAAAAATTCTTAACCAACAAGTCGATATTGTTTGCGATGCTAGCAGCTTTACTTGGGAAAGAGATAAAAAGGTGGATTTCTCGGTTAGCTATGGTGCGACTGGCACCCAGTTGTTAGTAAAGAAGGGGAGTAATTTAGGTTCTCCTCAATCTTTGATTGGTAAGCGCATCGGTGTACTTGGGCAAACCACTAACGAACTAGCACTAAAGCGAGTACAACCCAAAGCTCAACTGGTATATCTCAAGGATAGGGCAGAAGGATACGCGGCTTTGCAACAAGGAAAAATAGATGCTTTCGCATCAGATAGTATCCTTTTAGAGGGATGGTTGGGAACAACGAAAAACCCAGATGCTTTTCAAGTCGTACCCGATCGCCCTTATTCTAGAGAAGGTATTGCCTGCATGGTTCCCGAGAATAATTCTAAATTCCTCGACTCGGTAAACTATACTCTCTACAAGTTTATGCAAGGATTCGTAGAAGGCGATCGACGATATGTCGCTGTCTTTGACCGCTGGTTTGGTTCAAATGGAATTGTCTTTCTTAATAAAGATTTACGCGATTTAGCAGTTGAAACCATGCAATTGGTGATCGAATCTCGCGAAGAGATTCCCAAGAGTCAGCTTTGA
- the ftsH4 gene encoding ATP-dependent zinc metalloprotease FtsH, which produces MPIKEKPTPTPSRLIGNIFLALTALFLIANFILPFVLDPQIPGVPYSLFIHQVQAGEVERVQVGQNQIQFQLKTVDDQAGPVFSTTPIFDLGLPKLLEEKGVEFAAAPPPKNAWFTSLLGWVIPPLIFVAIWQFFIRRGGGPQGVLSIGKSKAKVYVEGESAKITFADVAGVEEAKTELVEVVDFLKTPGRYTLIGARIPKGVLLVGPPGTGKTLLAKAVAGEAGVPFFSISGSEFVELFVGVGSSRVRDLFEQAKKQAPCIVFIDELDAIGKSRSSGGFYGGNDEREQTLNQLLAEMDGFSVEDATVIVLAATNRPEVLDPALLRPGRFDRQVLVDRPELSGREAILKIHARKVKLGEDVNLKAIATRTPGFAGADLANLVNEAALLAARNQRSYVAQEDFAEAIERVVAGLEKKSRVLNDKEKKIVAYHEVGHALVGSLMSGSGRVEKISIVPRGMAALGYTLQLPTEDRFLMDEAELRGQIATLLGGRSAEEIVFNSITTGAANDLQRATDLAERMVTTYGMSKILGPLAYQQGQQAMFLDNGAPNPRRMASEETAQAIDREVKEIVETAHQQALDTLKLNRDLLEAIATQLLETEVIEGEKLHSLLSQVQSANNLTVSDKPNLNLSGVN; this is translated from the coding sequence ATGCCAATTAAAGAAAAACCAACTCCTACTCCTTCCCGCCTGATCGGTAACATTTTTCTGGCGCTGACAGCTTTGTTCCTGATCGCAAATTTTATATTGCCTTTTGTCTTAGATCCTCAGATTCCCGGTGTTCCCTATAGCCTGTTCATCCATCAGGTTCAGGCAGGGGAAGTTGAGCGGGTGCAAGTTGGTCAAAACCAGATTCAATTTCAATTGAAAACGGTCGATGACCAGGCTGGACCAGTGTTCTCTACTACACCCATCTTTGATTTGGGATTGCCCAAGTTGTTAGAAGAGAAGGGTGTTGAATTTGCCGCTGCTCCTCCGCCCAAGAATGCCTGGTTTACCAGTCTTCTGGGCTGGGTGATTCCACCCTTGATTTTTGTGGCAATCTGGCAGTTTTTTATCAGACGGGGTGGTGGACCCCAAGGTGTTCTCTCGATTGGTAAGAGCAAAGCCAAAGTTTATGTCGAGGGAGAATCTGCCAAAATTACTTTTGCCGATGTGGCTGGGGTCGAGGAAGCCAAGACTGAGTTGGTTGAGGTTGTGGATTTTCTCAAGACTCCAGGGCGCTATACCCTGATTGGGGCGCGGATTCCCAAGGGGGTGCTGCTGGTGGGTCCACCGGGGACTGGTAAAACGTTGTTGGCTAAAGCGGTGGCAGGGGAAGCAGGCGTGCCGTTCTTCAGTATCTCTGGCTCTGAGTTTGTGGAACTTTTTGTTGGTGTGGGTTCTTCACGAGTCCGCGATCTGTTTGAGCAGGCGAAGAAACAGGCTCCCTGCATCGTGTTCATTGATGAATTGGATGCGATCGGCAAGTCTCGCAGCAGTGGTGGGTTCTACGGCGGCAATGATGAGCGGGAACAGACACTCAACCAGTTGCTAGCAGAAATGGATGGGTTTTCAGTGGAAGATGCAACAGTGATTGTGCTGGCAGCCACAAATCGCCCTGAAGTATTAGACCCTGCTCTGTTGCGTCCTGGTCGATTTGACCGTCAAGTGTTGGTCGATCGCCCGGAGTTGTCAGGGCGAGAAGCAATTCTCAAAATCCATGCTCGGAAAGTAAAGCTGGGTGAGGACGTGAATCTTAAGGCGATCGCGACTCGTACTCCTGGTTTTGCCGGGGCAGACCTGGCAAACCTGGTGAATGAAGCGGCTCTGTTAGCAGCCCGCAATCAACGTTCCTACGTTGCCCAGGAAGATTTTGCTGAAGCGATCGAGCGGGTGGTGGCAGGTCTGGAAAAGAAAAGCCGTGTCCTCAACGACAAGGAAAAGAAGATTGTGGCTTACCACGAAGTCGGCCATGCCCTGGTCGGTTCTCTGATGAGCGGGAGTGGTCGAGTTGAGAAAATTTCTATCGTCCCTCGGGGTATGGCAGCACTGGGTTACACGCTGCAACTGCCAACAGAAGATCGGTTCCTCATGGACGAAGCAGAACTCCGAGGTCAGATTGCCACCTTGCTCGGTGGACGCTCAGCGGAAGAAATTGTGTTTAACAGTATTACTACTGGTGCAGCCAATGATTTGCAGCGGGCAACGGATCTGGCAGAGCGGATGGTGACTACCTACGGGATGAGTAAAATCTTAGGTCCCCTGGCTTACCAGCAAGGACAGCAAGCCATGTTTCTGGACAATGGTGCGCCCAATCCCCGCCGGATGGCGAGTGAAGAAACGGCACAGGCAATTGATCGTGAGGTGAAGGAAATTGTGGAAACAGCTCATCAGCAAGCTTTGGATACACTCAAGCTCAACCGAGACTTGCTGGAGGCGATCGCCACTCAACTCTTAGAGACAGAAGTTATCGAGGGTGAGAAACTGCACAGTTTGCTCTCACAGGTTCAAAGTGCAAACAATTTAACCGTTTCAGATAAACCTAATTTAAATCTTTCAGGAGTTAACTAA
- a CDS encoding MFS transporter, translated as MLTTDKKHHPGLWISVLYFAEGLPYTVVNLMSVIFFKDVGATNEFIGLTSFLYLPWVLKGFWGLLVDIYSTKRFWILTTEIICIFLFFLLALSVLISDSLTVSIIIFAAIAFVSATHDIAIDGFYLSALSKEQQALYVGVQTTAYKVAWLAGNGGLVFLAGYFANQYIVGTTETNIRVFRDINFSLFDLAIKFHPLRMGWSLAFILAGIILLLIYIFQLWYLPHLESNLLEYNKDTYKNQFFHVFKKYFSQYRIAWIFTYIITFRLGDAFMLKMTPPFLMDKFGKGGLGISTAEVGYLYGIVGIVFLLIGGIIGGYLIAKQGLKKWLLPTAILQNSAILIYWILAVYKPSITWVYFVNAFEQFSYGIGVSAYTVFLMSNVNPEYKTSHYAITTALMATGIFIPGLFSGYIETRVGYEYYFLLSFFVSVPGLITIFFLPLED; from the coding sequence ATGTTGACAACTGATAAAAAACATCATCCTGGCTTGTGGATATCAGTTTTGTATTTTGCTGAAGGCTTACCTTATACTGTTGTCAATTTAATGTCGGTGATTTTCTTCAAAGATGTTGGTGCAACTAATGAGTTTATTGGGTTGACAAGTTTTTTGTATCTTCCCTGGGTTTTAAAAGGATTTTGGGGGCTTTTGGTAGATATTTATTCAACTAAGCGATTTTGGATTTTAACTACAGAAATTATTTGTATCTTTCTCTTTTTTTTGCTGGCGTTGAGTGTACTTATATCGGATAGTCTGACTGTATCAATTATTATATTTGCCGCTATTGCTTTTGTTTCTGCTACTCATGACATTGCTATAGATGGATTTTACCTAAGTGCCCTTAGTAAAGAACAACAAGCATTATATGTTGGGGTTCAAACTACAGCATATAAAGTTGCTTGGCTTGCAGGTAATGGTGGATTAGTTTTCTTGGCTGGCTACTTTGCAAATCAATATATAGTAGGAACAACTGAGACTAATATAAGAGTCTTCAGAGATATTAACTTTTCACTTTTCGATTTAGCTATTAAATTTCATCCTCTGAGGATGGGATGGTCATTAGCATTTATTTTGGCTGGAATAATACTTCTACTAATTTATATTTTCCAACTTTGGTATCTTCCACATCTCGAATCTAATTTGCTTGAGTACAACAAAGATACTTATAAAAATCAATTCTTTCATGTATTCAAAAAATATTTTTCTCAATATCGGATTGCCTGGATTTTTACATACATAATAACCTTCCGGCTTGGTGATGCATTTATGTTAAAAATGACACCGCCTTTTTTAATGGATAAATTTGGCAAAGGAGGTTTAGGAATCTCCACTGCTGAAGTGGGATATTTATATGGCATAGTTGGAATAGTATTCCTTTTGATTGGAGGAATAATTGGTGGTTATTTGATTGCGAAACAAGGACTAAAAAAATGGCTTTTACCGACCGCAATTTTACAAAATTCTGCGATTTTAATCTATTGGATCTTAGCTGTATATAAACCAAGCATTACCTGGGTATATTTTGTAAATGCGTTTGAGCAGTTTTCTTATGGAATTGGCGTATCGGCATATACCGTTTTTTTAATGAGTAATGTTAATCCTGAATATAAAACATCCCATTACGCTATTACTACGGCATTGATGGCAACTGGTATATTTATTCCAGGGCTTTTCAGTGGTTATATAGAGACACGGGTAGGCTATGAGTACTATTTTCTGTTGAGCTTTTTTGTCTCTGTGCCAGGTTTGATTACAATTTTCTTTCTACCATTAGAAGATTAA
- a CDS encoding fasciclin domain-containing protein encodes MADIVDTAVKAGSFNTLVTAVKAAGLVDTLKGKGPFTLFAPNDEAFAKLPKGTVDALLKDIPKLKKILTYHVVSGKVMAADVMKMKSAKTVEGENVKIDASDGVKINNATVTTPDVDADNGVIHIIDTVLMPA; translated from the coding sequence ATGGCTGATATTGTTGATACTGCTGTTAAGGCTGGTTCTTTCAATACGCTAGTTACTGCGGTCAAGGCTGCTGGTCTAGTAGATACTCTTAAAGGAAAGGGTCCATTCACCCTTTTCGCGCCTAACGATGAGGCGTTTGCTAAGCTTCCCAAAGGTACAGTAGACGCACTGCTTAAGGACATTCCAAAGCTCAAGAAAATCCTTACCTATCACGTTGTTTCCGGCAAAGTGATGGCGGCTGATGTGATGAAGATGAAGTCAGCTAAAACGGTTGAAGGTGAAAATGTGAAAATTGACGCTTCTGATGGTGTCAAGATAAATAATGCCACAGTCACAACACCAGATGTTGATGCTGATAATGGTGTTATCCACATCATCGACACAGTGTTGATGCCTGCGTAA